A single Caretta caretta isolate rCarCar2 chromosome 2, rCarCar1.hap1, whole genome shotgun sequence DNA region contains:
- the LOC142070807 gene encoding maestro heat-like repeat-containing protein family member 2B, with protein MSSQELIEDLPLESEPSSILSSSVAAVCNLSKLKPPLELESHLLRAVLYSVFTMGTGKDTAHFQALHKAYADSLDIMLRSLLTETLTTDKLQHLLEHINFWMHSRVTQERARSIRSSAALL; from the exons ATGTCTTCTCAG GAGTTGATTGAAGACCTCCCCCTGGAGTCtgagccaagctccatcctctccagctctgtggctgcagtTTGCAACCTCAG caaactgaagccgCCTCTTGAGCTGGAATCACACCTCCTGCGGGCTGTCCTGTACAGCGTTTTTACCATGGGCACAGGGAAGGACACCGCTCACTTCCAG GCTCTTCACAAGGCCTATGCAGACAGCCTGGACATTATGCTGAGGAGCCTGCTCACAGAAACCCTTACCACGGACAAACTGCAGCACCTCTTGGAG CACATCAATTTCTGGATGCACTCCAGAGTGACGCAAGAGAGAGCCAGGTCCATACGGAGCAGCGCTGCCCTACTCTGA